Proteins found in one Cheilinus undulatus linkage group 9, ASM1832078v1, whole genome shotgun sequence genomic segment:
- the skor1b gene encoding SKI family transcriptional corepressor 1 homolog-B: protein MDSIPAARDSSSSPSSKQELSYPSAKNLKPNQVGETVLYGIPIVSLVIDGQERLCLAQISNTLLKNYSYNEIHNRRVALGITCVQCTPVQLEILRRAGAMPISSRRCGMITKREAERLCKSFLGAHSPPKLPENFAFDVSHECAWGSRGNFIPARYNSSRAKCIKCSYCNMYFSPNKFIFHSHRTPESKYTQPDAANFNSWRRHLKLSDKNSPTDILHAWEDVKAMFNGGSRKRTLPGSGSGSSSPLKPQGPNCRRDSPEIPAKILTCEDTRGSMPSARNYPVIPVPSKGFGMLQKIPPPLFPHPYGFPAFGLCQKKDESMMGDQSKAGLPGVLWPGTKDSAYHSFPVFWPTAAGALPIPPYPQTQHKPPPELLCPPRQTDMDISEHSDRSTNSSKDSIVENERCSSTQSTRNEDDKSGDEARPLEGMMALAPRKLSYVSAFRPVIKDADCIAKLYGNRSAYIGSRTGYLSPDFLSESSSYRSMSPCVDSEGEPDVDVETNKTADEEQEEDTRPLSSSVCPRTPPGQTHSVSPTGSESTGLLESGGVEPQKLSVHVGQSDRELHSKQLTESHIAATFTEVFTPERAELQQRSSPYQFRPANYHPAALTTHDESSSKEEPSSTVEEIETKSLNEQSSEESPREPEDGEDAPIRSQPAQRAIESLAKEELQKQLLEQVELRKKLEREFQHLKDNFQDQMKRELSYREEMVQQLHIVREAHDALHHFSCKMLTPRHCSGSCSFKSPLLPP, encoded by the exons ATGGACTCCATACCTGCTGCACGAGACTCCAGCTCCTCGCCCAGCTCCAAGCAGGAACTTTCCTACCCGAGCGCCAAGAACCTGAAGCCCAACCAGGTGGGAGAGACGGTGCTGTACGGAATACCCATCGTGTCTTTAGTAATAGACGGCCAGGAGAGACTTTGCCTTGCACAAATATCTAACACCCTGTTGAAGAATTACAGCTATAACGAGATCCACAACCGTCGCGTGGCGTTGGGCATCACGTGCGTCCAGTGTACCCCTGTCCAGCTGGAGATCCTGCGGAGAGCCGGAGCCATGCCCATCTCCTCAAGGCGCTGCGGGATGATCACAAAGCGCGAGGCCGAGAGACTCTGTAAGTCATTTCTAGGAGCTCATTCGCCTCCGAAACTCCCAGAAAATTTCGCCTTTGATGTTTCCCACGAGTGCGCGTGGGGGAGTCGAGGTAACTTCATCCCAGCCAGGTACAACAGCTCCAGGGCCAAGTGCATCAAGTGCTCCTACTGCAACATGTACTTTTCTCctaataaattcatttttcattctCACCGCACTCCAGAGTCCAAGTACACGCAGCCAGACGCGGCTAACTTTAATTCTTGGAGGCGACATCTGAAATTATCCGATAAAAACAGCCCCACTGATATTCTACACGCGTGGGAGGATGTCAAGGCCATGTTCAATGGGGGCAGCCGGAAGAGGACCCTGCCAGGTAGTGGGTCAGGTTCCAGCTCTCCGTTAAAACCCCAAGGACCCAACTGTCGCAGAGACTCACCCGAGATACCCGCGAAAATCCTCACGTGCGAGGACACCCGGGGAAGCATGCCGAGCGCGCGCAACTACCCGGTCATCCCCGTGCCAAGCAAAGGCTTCGGGATGCTGCAGAAGATCCCTCCGCCGCTTTTCCCTCATCCTTACGGCTTCCCAGCGTTCGGTCTGTGCCAGAAGAAAGACGAGAGCATGATGGGAGATCAGAGCAAAGCGGGCCTGCCGGGTGTGCTGTGGCCTGGTACGAAGGACAGCGCCTATCACTCCTTCCCCGTGTTCTGGCCCACAGCTGCGGGCGCACTGCCCATCCCTCCGTACCCCCAGACCCAGCACAAGCCCCCTCCAGAGCTGCTGTGCCCCCCTAGACAGACTGACATGGACATATCTGAGCACAGCGACCGGAGTACCAACTCCTCCAAGGACAGCATAGTGGAGAACGAGCGCTGCTCCAGCACTCAGTCCACCCGGAATGAAGATGACAAGTCCGGGGACGAGGCGAGGCCACTGGAGGGGATGATGGCCCTCGCGCCCCGGAAGCTCAGCTACGTGTCAGCGTTCAGGCCGGTGATCAAAGACGCCGACTGTATCGCCAAACTGTACGGAAACAGAAGCGCTTATATCGGCTCCCGCACCGGCTACTTATCACCTGACTTTTTGAGCGAGAGCTCGAGCTACCGGTCCATGTCCCCGTGCGTGGACAGCGAAGGGGAGCCGGACGTGGACGTGGAGACGAATAAAACAGCAgatgaggagcaggaggaggacaCCCGGCCTCTGTCCTCCTCGGTGTGTCCGCGGACTCCTCCAGGCCAGACTCACAGTGTTTCCCCAACAGGGTCAGAGTCGACGGGGCTGCTCGAGAGCGGAGGAGTGGAGCCCCAGAAACTGAGCGTGCACGTGGGCcagtctgacagagagctgCACAGCAAGCAGCTGACAGAGAGCCACATAGCTGCGACTTTCACGGAA gtgTTCACACCGGAGCGAGCTGAGCTGCAACAAAGGAGCAGTCCATATCAGTTCAGACCTGCAAATTACCACCCTGCTGCTCTCACTACACACG ATGAGAGCTCGAGTAAAGAGGAGCCGTCTTCCACAGTGGAGGAGATCGAAACCAAATCTTTGAACGAACAAAGCAGCGAGGAGAGCCCGCGTGAGCCGGAGGACG GCGAAGACGCGCCAATTAGATCTCAGCCAGCACAAAGAGCCATAGAAAGTCTAGCAAAAG AGGAACTACAGAAACAGCTGTTGGAACAAGTGGAGCTAAGGAAAAAGCTGGAACGTGAATTTCAGCACCTTAAAG ATAATTTCCAGGATCAGATGAAGAGGGAGCTGTCCTACAGGGAGGAGATGGTTCAGCAGCTTCATATCGTCAGAG AAGCTCACGACGCTTTACACCATTTCTCCTGTAAGATGTTGACTCCTCGCCACTGCAGCGGCTCTTGCTCCTTCAAGTCTCCTCTGCTCCCTCCCTGA